The genomic window GATAGTAAAAACTGTAAACCCATCTGCGCTGTAGGTAATAAGTCAAAACTATTATCGGCGCGGGCGATCGCAATTAAGTCTTCTAACCGCTCCCATTGAAACTTACCATTTTTAAACAATAAATTTAGCAGCCGTCGCCGTAGTGGGGGAGTTTCACCTTTTAACAAGCGCTGGGCGATGTATGGGTAAGCAACTTCAACGATTTTGAAGTCAGGATTTAAGCTTAAAGCAATACCTTCTTGCGTTACTAAAGAGCGAATAATTAAAGCAAACTTTGCTGGGACGCGGAAAGGATACTCATACATCAACTCTGAGAAAGAGTCTGTAATTGTTTTAAAGTTTAGCTTGCTAACACTTTCGCCGATCGCATTTTTAAGTACAGCTTCTAAAGCGGGGACAATTGGGCGAATATCGGTATTTGGCGCTAAAAAGCCCAGCTTAACGTAATCTTCTGCTAACTCGGTATAGTCTTGATTGACGGAATGTACTAACGCATCTACCAAGGTTTCTTTCATTCCCTCCGTTAGCTGATCCATCATCCCAAAGTCAATGTAAGCCATCCGTCCGTCAAAAGTTGCAAACAAGTTTCCTGGGTGGGGATCGGCGTGAAAAAATCCATGTTCTAGCAACTGTTGGAGTCCCGCAGTTACCCCTATTTCGATGATTCTATTTTGATCGAGTCCCGCTCGTTTAATTGCTGCGGTGTCTGTAAGTTTAAAGCCGTTAATCCACTCTAAAGTTAAAACGCGATCGCTTGTGTAGCGCCAATATATAGATGGAACTTTAACGCGGGGGTCGTCGCGGAAATTGGTAGCAAATTTCTCGGCGTTGCGTCCTTCGTTAAAGTAATCAATTTCCTCAAATAACTTTGTCCCAAACTCATCGACAATTAGTTGCAAATCGTGACCGAGATTGAGAGGAAGCCAAGGCGCAAGCCATCCCGCCGCCCAACGCATTAAATATAAGTCTAGATTTAAAACTGGGCGCAGGTTTGGACGTTGGACTTTTACCGCTACTTCTTCCCCCGTGTGCAACCGTGCTTGATACACTTGTCCTAAACTCGCCGCCGCTACAGGATTTGGGGTAATTTCGCTGTAAAGTTCTTCTAGAGGGCGACCTAATTCTCTTTCAATTGTTTGAAAAGCGATCGCATTACTATATGGTGGTAGCTGATCTTGCAGCTTTATTAATTCTTCTAAAAAGTCTTTTCTAATTAAATCCGGGCGCGTTGATAGGGCTTGACCGACTTTAATAAATGTTGGTCCTAAGCGCGTAATTATTTTTCTTAGTTGCGTAGCACGCAACGGCTGATTTTGTTCGGCTTTTCCCAACCACTCATCGGTTTTCATCCCCACAATAAAGCCCGAAAAAAACCAAATAATAGTTAAAATCCGTCCCCATACTAGCCAAGGACGGAAACGGAAGTATTTTACAAGCGTTTCAGGATTGTAACGCCGATTTTCTTGACTAAGTTGATACTGACCCACGCCTCGATCTGCCTCTCAAACTGGGAATTGGACTTTTACTGTGGTTTTTATCTAAAACTAGGTAGCTTTTTTTAAATAGCCGCCAAGAGCAACCACTTATTTATATCTTTTTATTAATTATAGTATTTAAAACTACAAAGTATTTATAAAAAAAGTAACAAATATCTATAGCATCCCTTTGTTGCTAACGAGCTAATAATGGAGACTTGGTTTATACTCCAGAGAACTTATCCCCACTCCACTTTATCGGTTTTGATCGTGGTGTTGCGATCGCCTTGTAGATAATGGCAATAATTCTATCCCTCTTCTGTCACTTTGCCGGATATTATGAATAAAAAAGTAAAATCAAGAAAGCACTAGAGGGTAAGGCAATTACCGTAGTAATAGATGAAACTAGAGATAGAAAAAAAGGAAAAAAACTGATTATGTAGCCAAGCAATATTTGGGAAGTGTAGGGAAAGTTGATAGAGGAATAGTTTCCGTCAATGCCTAGGTCGTTTATGCCAATATAACGATTTCTTTCACAGTGAAAATATTTAAACCCAAGGGAACGCTAAAAGCTGAAGATAAATACAAAACAAAAATAGAATTAGCGTCAGAAATCCTTACAAAATTAATTGAGTCAGGCTTTAATATTGAATTAGTATTGGCGGCTAGTTTCTATGGTGAAAGCAGCCAATTTATTAGAAAGATAGCTGAATACAACTTAAATTACGTGGTATCAATTCGTTGTAATCATAGAGACTGGTTACCTTCAGGGCAGAGCGTTAGGGCGAATAAGTGGAGTTCTTTTGAGAGAACATTTAGTAATCAAAAATCAGAGACTAGATACGTTAGGGAAATAATTTATGGTAAAAAAAGAGCGATAACGAACTTAGAAATAACTACTGATCCAAAAACCATGCCAGAGAATTCTACAACATTTGTAATGACAAATCTTCAAGCTAATCTCAAGGAAACTTTAGGTGACTTATATGGATTAAGAATATGGTTTTAGACAGTGTAAAATGGTTAAGTATTTTCTCTAACTCACATTTATTCCGGGGATTCAATCATTTAATTGCTGCAATGAATTAATTTAAACCCTATTATGCTTCTGGATGATTTAGCTTATTTACTACTTGCTTATTTCAGAAAGTGACAGAAGAGGGATATATACTAAATACCGATGGCGATCTTTATTTTGGCTGCCGATAAACTTTTAAAAAATAGCTAATAATGCAAAAACTCTTACCAGGAATGTTATTAATCGTCCTTGCTATCTCTAGCTGTGATATTCCTCTAAATGCAGACATCGGCTTACCATCGCCGGAAATTGTAGCCGCTTCCCCTACCAAACCGCCCTCAGCTATGGAAAAATCTATTCACCAACAAATCAATCAATATCGCCAGTCGCGCAAGTTGCCGCCTTTAACTCTCGACGCGCGGATTAGCGCCCAAGCAAAGATTCATAGTCAAAATATGGCAAGTGGGAAAGTACCTTTTAGCCATGATGGATTTGATGCCCGTGTTTCTGTTATCCGTCGTCAAATTTCCTATCGTGCAGCCGCAGAAAATGTTGCTTTTAACCAAGGATATCCTAACCCCGCCGAACAAGCTGTAGACGGTTGGATAAAAAGTGACGGGCATAGAGTTAATATTGTTGGTCAATACAACCTAACTGGTATTGGCGTTGTCAAAAATGCCAAGAATGAATACTACTTTACTCAATTATTTATCAACCGCCGCTAACCTAATGGAATTACTAGATTTTCAAGTATGCGATCGCGATCTCCCCGATCATATCCTCGCACAATACTTAAGCGCTGAAGCGATTGCCGTAGATACTGAAACTATGGGATTATTGCCCACGCGCGATCGCCTGTGTTTAGTCCAAATCTGCGATCCTCAAGGTATAGTCGCCGTAGTTCGTATCGCCAAAAATCAAACCGATGCGCCCAACTTAAAGCAATTACTAGAAAACCTTAATGTCGTTAAAGTCTTCCACTTTGCCCGGTTTGACTTAGCTACGTTACGCCAATATCTAAACATTCATGTCATCCCAGTATTTTGTACAAAAATTGCTAGCAAGTTAGCCCGTACTTATACAAATCGACACGGTTTAAAAGAGCTAATTCAAGAACTAGAAAATGTAGAATTAGACAAAAGCGCTCAAAGTTCCGATTGGGGAAATGCGGCAAATTTATCAGATAAACAACTAGATTATGCCTCCAATGATGTCCGGTATCTCCTAAGTGCGAGACAAAAATTAATAGCAATGCTAGAACGGGAAGAACGATTAGAACTTGCTAAAAAATGCTTTGAAGCGTTGCCTACTATAGTTTCTTTAGATTTAGTGCAGTTCAAAGACTTATTTGAGCATTAATAATTGTTCATTATCTATATACTCACCTAGATCATATAACTTTTTATCAAATACTAATTATATATCGTTAGACTGATGCGAAAAAATCCAAAACATTCAAAAATCATAATGCAATGATTGCAAAGATTAGCCTGTAATCAAAGTAGTTCAATTGACAAAAGCATGGTAGGAGTATTTATTATGAAGCGTGTAACTTCTTGGCTGCAAAGCATTAAATTAAAACAGATTATAACAGTATTTATAGTTGGGTTGACATTGTTGATTAGTAGTGCTTTTGATATTCACGGAAATCAACTGCAAGCTCAAGCAGAACCCGTAACACCCGAAGCTACTCAATACAAAGTTGATAGTGGTGAAAGCGAAGCAGAAATTAAGGCAGATAGAATCAAAGATAACGCCGAAAAATCAGCAAAATTGCTTAAAGATGAAGGCATAAATATCAAAAATAGAGCCGCAGAAACTAAGGGCAAAAACATTTTTGAAAACGTCAAAGATAAACTAAATCTTGATGAACCAATCGATCCAGGGACAAAAAAAGCTGGAGAGCAATTGAAAGAAGCCGCCGAAGACGTAGTTAAAGCACCCCAAAAGGCTTTAAAAGATATTAGCAAGTAAAAAAAGTAAAATTAACTTTTAATTAATCCCTCCTAAATCTAGGAGGGATTAATTTTAAATAAACTATTTTATGCAATCAATTATGGAAATCAGTTTTTTACCCCAATTAATTGCCCAACTAACAGAAACTGAATCTATAAGTCTGGCAAAAAGTATCAAACGTCAAGAAATAATTACGCCTTTAAGCCCTAAAGTGATAGCAACTTCCTACGTTCAGCAAGGAAACACCGGAACGCCAATATTATTACTGCACGGATTTGATAGCTCAGTTTTAGAATTTCGGCGCTTACTCCCATTACTAGCAACTCAAAATCAAACATGGGCGGTAGATTTATTAGGTTTTGGCTTTACAGATAGACCTAAAGAAATCAAAATTAGTCCCAGTGCGATCGCAATTCACTTATATTCTTTCTGGAAAACCTTAATTAATCAGCCAGTAATATTAGTTGGTGCATCCATGGGAGGAGCCGCAGCCATTGACTTTACCCTAACTTACCCCAAAGCGGTCAAAAAATTAGTATTAATCGATAGTGCAGGCTTTAGCGCTGGGTCAGCAATGGGAAAATTTATGTTTCCGCCCCTAGGCTACCTAGCGACGAAATTTTTACGCCATCCCAAAGTCCGCGCTAGTATTAGTCGCACAGCTTACAAAGACAAAAGTTTAGCCTCTTACGACGCTCAATTATGTGCCGCCTTACATCTAAATATGCCCGATTGGAATCATGCTTTAATCGCCTTTACCAAAAGCGGTGGCTATACTTCCTTTAAAGATAAACTTGCCCAAATTAAGCCGAAAACGCTAATTTTGTGGGGAGAAAATGACAAAATACTAGATATAGCTGACGCAGAAAAGTTTAAAAGCGCTATCGCTCCTAGTCAACTAATTTGGTTGAACGATTGCGGACACGTCCCCCATTTAGAACAGCCACAACTCACCGCCCAACACATTCTTAAATTTACTTCTGCTTAGTTCTAGGTTTTAAAAGCTGCCTTCGGTGAGCTTCGCCAACGCACTTTTTCCCTAAACTTAGCTTAAGGATTAACTTCATCAACAACCCACCCATCTTTGCGCCGATATATATAACGATTTTGGGGATTGCCTAATAAATTCAAGTAATCTACTTGGATTGGTTCTAATAATAACAAGCAAAAATTAGCTAATGGCTCTACCGGATTGGGCGCAGGCGGATTAAAATTACTATCCTTTGTTCTAGGTTGCCCAGGATTTGCCCAAGCAAATTGTAATCTGGCATTATCGCTAAGTTCTTGCCAACAAGCTTGACGAGCTTGCTGTAACGCCATGTCTGCGTTATCTACTTGTACTAAGTGCAGCAAACCACTAAATCTAAATTGTTCGCGGGTTTCAGTAAAGTACCAGCAAGCCTCCGCCCAAGGCTGCACGGCAATTTGTCGCACTTTCTCGCTGCGACTGTCGATAGTGAACTTCAAACAATCTTTATCTCCGTAAAAACCCCGAAACACTACAGTACGATTGGCTGGGCGATTTTCTGTTGTGACTGTTGCTAGTTGTAAATAACGAGCATACGTAATATTACGGTGACAGTCGAGAGACTTTTCTAACAAAACTCGCCAATTTGAGTCAAACATAAATTAGTTCATCTACAGCTATTTTTTAGCATTATCAAGATTAATAGCGGAAGTTAGCTTCTATAAGCGAAATATCTAAAGCGATCGCCAGAAACATAAAAATTACCATCAATACATACAATTTTCTTTACAACATCAGTAATTTTACCAATATTAGCTTCAAGTCTTCTTATTACAGTCGAGTAGTTTCCTCGATCTTATTTTTAGAGCAATAGGGAAAGATGATTATGTAGCCTATATAGCTATTTGAATTTATCTATAGCAAAGCTTGGGCTGACCGCTTTCCCTCCCCACCGATTTTCAACTAAGTAAATCTTGATACTAGGTCGTACTTACCTATAAATCAAAACTTACCATCTCTATATTTTCTGACTCTTTTTGTGTTTAAACCATCTAAGTGTAGTGCGCTCCCATGAAACAATCTCAAAAAAATCTTTACCGTCCACTACTAACAGCAGCCCTATTAGTCGGGGGAGCCTTTCAACTAGCGGCTCCTATACTTGCAGCCGGAACAACGGCGGGAACAGGTATTAGCAACACTGCCACTGCCACCTACAACGACCCCAATAATCCCGCCGAAGTAATTGATGCCACCTCTAATACAGTCACAATTACAGTGGCAGAAGTTGCAGGTATTACCAACGTAGCAGCAGGCACTACCGATTCAACCCCTAGCACTTCTGTTCTCCCTGGCGATACGCTGACCTACGACTACTTAATTACTAACGTCGGTAACGATACTACAAGGGTATTTATTCCCGCTCCTGTAGTTACAGGCCCTGCAACCCAAGCTGGCACAATTACCTATGACATTGATGCTGACGGCGATGGCACCTTTGAAATTGTAGGTACAGCTACGGCTCCCACCGCCACAGTAATTAGCGCTGGCGGTGCCATTCGCGTCCACGTACCTATATTAGTATCAGCAGGAGCTACCTCTGGTGCGCCTATCATCGTCCGATTGGGCGATACCGCACCCAATAACAACAGCGCAGCTACCCAAAACCAGCCCGACTCTGCTGACGGCCCATTACCTGGAGAAGTTCGCACCGTAGATGTAGTCACCGAATTATCTCCTAATAATGGCGCTCCTACCAACGGAGAACGAGAAGCTAGTGCTAATCAACAAGTCCTTGTGGGCGCTCAACCTCAAGCTTTTGCCGCCGTTCTCAAAACCCAAGGTACTTATTCAGATAATGGTACGGTAGGCGTATTCAATGACGATCTGCAAACTTATAACTTGACCTTACGAGTAGACTCTGCTGCTCCTGTAGGCACTCCCGCCAGCTTAATTCCCGCAAATTTAGAAGGGACTCCAGTAAACGTTGATGGTACGACCGCCAACCGCATATTAGTTTCCGATGCAATTCCTACAGTTGCAGTTCTATCTACAGTTACTCCTATCCCACCTTCCGGTTGGACTGTAGTTTATACTAATTCTTCTACCTCAATCAATGCCAATGCCGCACTTTGGCAAACAAATAGAGCCTCAGTTACGGGTCGTATCACTCGCGTTGGTTATGTAATTTCCACTCCAATTGCCAAAGGTGCTAACCTATCAGGCTTCTCGTTCCAAGTAATCACCAGTGGATTGAATGCAACTAACGGCGGCACAGTTGCTAACCTTGCTCAATTATTCGGTGAAACTGTTGGTGGCGGCACAACAATTGTGTACGACGAGTCCGGCGACCCAACTCCTACCAACTTCAACGATAACGGTAGTCGCGGGCCAAACACAGGCATAGATGCCAACGGTGATGGCATTCCCGAACCTGTTATTGGTACTGGTGTTGCTAACCCAACCGTTGATGAAAATGACCCCACTGGCAACAACACAGGTACTGGGGCTGGTGGTGAAGATAACATTTTAATCCTTGCTCCTACTGGCGCAGTTCTCAACGGGCCTATTGGAGTACCCACAGCCGTTGGACCTAATAGCAATAACGACGACTTTACCAACCAGTCCACCGATATTCCTGCCGGTACTGCTCCTGAAACCCTAATAAACCCAGCCCCTGAAGTCTTTACCAATACCCTCAGCGCCCCAGTCACACCCCTAACTAACGTTTTGCTCCGCCCTGAAGACGGTGCGGCAACAGGTACTCTGCCCACAAATACCACTGTCACCATCACCTTTGGTGGTAGTTCGGCGGTTTATACCTACAATGGCACGGACTTTGTATTTAGCTCTGGAACGGCGATTACAATTCCAAATATCAGTGTTGGGACATCAGTAAATTACACTACCACTATTGACTTACCTGCTGGCACGGCACTATCAACAGATTTACCTGCCGGATTTATCAATGGTTATGCAGCCCCAATTCTTGCCTTTACTGATGTTAACGAAAATGGTGATCTCGATCCGGGTGAATCTTTTAACACCACAATCGATCGAGTCTATACAGGCTTCTTAAGATTGGTCAAAGAATCTCGCATCTTGGTAGGTACTGGACCCGCAGTTCTTGGTGGTGATGGAACCTTCAGTACGGCGGCTAAGACTCCTGCACCCGGCAACATCATTGAGTACCGGATTAGTTACAGCAACATCTCTACTGCCGTATCTGGTAGCAACAACGTTACTCTCAATGCCAGCAATGTCACGATTACAGAAAGTGGCATTACCAACACCGCAGTCTTCCCCATTGCAGCTAATGGTAACAACTGGGGTCAAGATTACTCGCTACCTTTGGGTATCGATACTAGCAATGTGATTGGTTCGGCGGTAGATTCTGGTACTGGCGCTAATATTGCCTTCTTCAATGGTACTGGCGGTAATGTTAGTGCTACGGATCAAACGGGTTCTACGCCAGCAACGGATGTTACTCGCTACGTCAATATTGTGAGCGTACCTGTTGAACCTGGTATTGCACCACGCACATTTAGCTTCCAACGCATCGTCAACTAAGACGCTTTCCAGGGATATCTCCTGTCGGGAGATATCCCTCCTGACTAATAGATTGAGTTTATTAACTAAAGCTTTTCCACTTTTAAGAGGTTTTTTAACATGAAGCGTTCCTTCCTGATTGGTTTAGGTGCCGTAGCTCTACTCGCCTCTGGCTCTTTTGCCACCGAAGTGCCGGCGATCGCCAACTTACTCCCAAAAACAGCAATTGCCCAAAATATTCAAGCCAAACGTCAAGTTCAATTGAATTTAGCAGCCGCTAAAAAGATTGTCCAACAAACTAGCGATGGCAAACAACAAGTTAGCTGGCAAAATCTCCAAGGTAATGTCACTGTACAACCTGGTGATGTCATTCGCTACACGGTGACGGGTGCTAATAATGGCGATCGCCCAGCTAACAATTTAATTGTCACCCAACCTATTCCCCAGCAGACCGCCTACGTTTTAAATTCCAGCAAAACAATTAATATTACTGCGATCGTTACCTACAGTATCGACAACGGTAAAACCTTTGTTGCCAAACCTACAGTCAAAGTCAAACTTACCGACGGCAAAGTAGAAACTCGACCAGCCCCCGCCGAAGCCTATACTCACGTGCGATGGAAGTTTACTAGCGCGATCGCTGCCAAATCTAAGGTAGCCGCAGCATACCAAGTAAGGGTGAAATAATTACCCATTTTCGAGGGCGATCGCCCTCTCCTTTTAGGCGATCGCTCGATTTATTTTGTTATTAAAACTTTTCTATCTTTCTAAGCCAAAGTCCCATCAGTAAATAATTAATTCTCTAACTAATAGCAATAATCAGGTTCTCATTGATGAATTGCTACTAAGGTATAAAAAAATGCACCGCTATCACACTCACACTCAATCAAATCAATGGCTTCAATTACTCACAGCAGCCTTTATTAGCGGTAGTATTTGGCAATCGATCCCAGTTGTTGCTCAAAACGTTCAACCCGTTCAACTCACTAATCAAGTTAGTTTTTCCTACACTTTTGGCGGAGAAACCAACAGTGAAACTACCATAAACGGACTTAGCAGCAAAGCGGACTTGAGTATAAGTAAGCTAGTAGATCCTTTAGGACAGATTACTGGTTGTGCTGGAGAAAAACTAGCAGACTACGAAGGCTTTAGCATCGGTTTATACGAAGTAAATTCCGCAGATCCGACCGGAACAGAAATTAGTGCGCCGATCGCCTTAACTTCTACAGAATTACCAGATATTAGTAATAACAATATACCTCTAGGTCTAAATCCTAATAGAGAAAATAGCAATCCTTTCTCTCTTACTAATGACAATGAAGGGCGCTATAACTTTTTATTCGATCCCAGTAAGGGGCAATTAGCCCCTGGTAAAACTTATATCTTATTTATCAGTCCGCCGCCCGACTCGATTTACAGCGAACGCCGGATCAAACTAATCATTGGCGCTCAAAATGGCGAAGTTATTAGTTACACAGCTACTTCTCTTGATGGTAGACCGATTAGCACTAGCCAAAATCAGACCTCAGTAACAGGAACGATTAATATCGACAATGCCGAACGCATCGGTCTGAGTTTAGCCATCCTCGATTTAGATACAAGCATTTGTCAAAGCCAAGAAATTCAAATTATTAAAACTGGCGATCGCGCTTCCGCCGCCCCCGCCGATACAGTAATTTATCGCATTTCGGTTAAAAACTTGGCAAGTTCTACTCTCAACAACGTAGTTGTTACTGACACTTTGCCTCTAGGATTCAACTTTATTAACGATTCCGTTCGGGCTGAACTTGGAAATCAAAGAGTTGCCGTTACCTCTAGTCATACAGGTAGAACAATCACTTTCCGCGCTGCCGATGTCAACTTACCAGCAAAAAATTCTCCTGACGGCGAGAAAATCCTAAATATTGCCTACGCTGCGGTACTAACCCCCGATGCGATTCGTGGAAACGGACAAAATTCCGCGATCGCTCAAGCTCAACGCGCCGATAACAACTTTACAGTCAAAGATGGCCCCGCCACCCACAGGTTAAGAGTTAATGCTGGCATTCTTACCGATGCTGGCACAATTATTGGTCGCGTGTTCGTAGACAAAAACTTTGATGGCGAACAACAACGCGGCGAACCAGGAGTACCAAACGCAGTTGTCTTTATGGACGATGGCAACCGGATTACCACCGATAAAGATGGACTATTTTCG from Synechocystis sp. PCC 7509 includes these protein-coding regions:
- a CDS encoding ABC1 kinase family protein — encoded protein: MGQYQLSQENRRYNPETLVKYFRFRPWLVWGRILTIIWFFSGFIVGMKTDEWLGKAEQNQPLRATQLRKIITRLGPTFIKVGQALSTRPDLIRKDFLEELIKLQDQLPPYSNAIAFQTIERELGRPLEELYSEITPNPVAAASLGQVYQARLHTGEEVAVKVQRPNLRPVLNLDLYLMRWAAGWLAPWLPLNLGHDLQLIVDEFGTKLFEEIDYFNEGRNAEKFATNFRDDPRVKVPSIYWRYTSDRVLTLEWINGFKLTDTAAIKRAGLDQNRIIEIGVTAGLQQLLEHGFFHADPHPGNLFATFDGRMAYIDFGMMDQLTEGMKETLVDALVHSVNQDYTELAEDYVKLGFLAPNTDIRPIVPALEAVLKNAIGESVSKLNFKTITDSFSELMYEYPFRVPAKFALIIRSLVTQEGIALSLNPDFKIVEVAYPYIAQRLLKGETPPLRRRLLNLLFKNGKFQWERLEDLIAIARADNSFDLLPTAQMGLQFLLSEEGQYLRQQLLIALTEDDRLHTAEVQSLWNLVKDELQPNRLFNVAIGALSDFSKERTAALLPVFNAFNGK
- a CDS encoding CAP domain-containing protein; the protein is MQKLLPGMLLIVLAISSCDIPLNADIGLPSPEIVAASPTKPPSAMEKSIHQQINQYRQSRKLPPLTLDARISAQAKIHSQNMASGKVPFSHDGFDARVSVIRRQISYRAAAENVAFNQGYPNPAEQAVDGWIKSDGHRVNIVGQYNLTGIGVVKNAKNEYYFTQLFINRR
- a CDS encoding ribonuclease H-like domain-containing protein, producing MNTTLLNYLSTAANLMELLDFQVCDRDLPDHILAQYLSAEAIAVDTETMGLLPTRDRLCLVQICDPQGIVAVVRIAKNQTDAPNLKQLLENLNVVKVFHFARFDLATLRQYLNIHVIPVFCTKIASKLARTYTNRHGLKELIQELENVELDKSAQSSDWGNAANLSDKQLDYASNDVRYLLSARQKLIAMLEREERLELAKKCFEALPTIVSLDLVQFKDLFEH
- a CDS encoding alpha/beta fold hydrolase, which produces MEISFLPQLIAQLTETESISLAKSIKRQEIITPLSPKVIATSYVQQGNTGTPILLLHGFDSSVLEFRRLLPLLATQNQTWAVDLLGFGFTDRPKEIKISPSAIAIHLYSFWKTLINQPVILVGASMGGAAAIDFTLTYPKAVKKLVLIDSAGFSAGSAMGKFMFPPLGYLATKFLRHPKVRASISRTAYKDKSLASYDAQLCAALHLNMPDWNHALIAFTKSGGYTSFKDKLAQIKPKTLILWGENDKILDIADAEKFKSAIAPSQLIWLNDCGHVPHLEQPQLTAQHILKFTSA
- a CDS encoding Npun_F5749 family FMN-dependent PPOX-type flavoprotein, with amino-acid sequence MFDSNWRVLLEKSLDCHRNITYARYLQLATVTTENRPANRTVVFRGFYGDKDCLKFTIDSRSEKVRQIAVQPWAEACWYFTETREQFRFSGLLHLVQVDNADMALQQARQACWQELSDNARLQFAWANPGQPRTKDSNFNPPAPNPVEPLANFCLLLLEPIQVDYLNLLGNPQNRYIYRRKDGWVVDEVNP
- a CDS encoding beta strand repeat-containing protein; translated protein: MKQSQKNLYRPLLTAALLVGGAFQLAAPILAAGTTAGTGISNTATATYNDPNNPAEVIDATSNTVTITVAEVAGITNVAAGTTDSTPSTSVLPGDTLTYDYLITNVGNDTTRVFIPAPVVTGPATQAGTITYDIDADGDGTFEIVGTATAPTATVISAGGAIRVHVPILVSAGATSGAPIIVRLGDTAPNNNSAATQNQPDSADGPLPGEVRTVDVVTELSPNNGAPTNGEREASANQQVLVGAQPQAFAAVLKTQGTYSDNGTVGVFNDDLQTYNLTLRVDSAAPVGTPASLIPANLEGTPVNVDGTTANRILVSDAIPTVAVLSTVTPIPPSGWTVVYTNSSTSINANAALWQTNRASVTGRITRVGYVISTPIAKGANLSGFSFQVITSGLNATNGGTVANLAQLFGETVGGGTTIVYDESGDPTPTNFNDNGSRGPNTGIDANGDGIPEPVIGTGVANPTVDENDPTGNNTGTGAGGEDNILILAPTGAVLNGPIGVPTAVGPNSNNDDFTNQSTDIPAGTAPETLINPAPEVFTNTLSAPVTPLTNVLLRPEDGAATGTLPTNTTVTITFGGSSAVYTYNGTDFVFSSGTAITIPNISVGTSVNYTTTIDLPAGTALSTDLPAGFINGYAAPILAFTDVNENGDLDPGESFNTTIDRVYTGFLRLVKESRILVGTGPAVLGGDGTFSTAAKTPAPGNIIEYRISYSNISTAVSGSNNVTLNASNVTITESGITNTAVFPIAANGNNWGQDYSLPLGIDTSNVIGSAVDSGTGANIAFFNGTGGNVSATDQTGSTPATDVTRYVNIVSVPVEPGIAPRTFSFQRIVN
- a CDS encoding DUF11 domain-containing protein yields the protein MKRSFLIGLGAVALLASGSFATEVPAIANLLPKTAIAQNIQAKRQVQLNLAAAKKIVQQTSDGKQQVSWQNLQGNVTVQPGDVIRYTVTGANNGDRPANNLIVTQPIPQQTAYVLNSSKTINITAIVTYSIDNGKTFVAKPTVKVKLTDGKVETRPAPAEAYTHVRWKFTSAIAAKSKVAAAYQVRVK
- a CDS encoding DUF11 domain-containing protein — encoded protein: MHRYHTHTQSNQWLQLLTAAFISGSIWQSIPVVAQNVQPVQLTNQVSFSYTFGGETNSETTINGLSSKADLSISKLVDPLGQITGCAGEKLADYEGFSIGLYEVNSADPTGTEISAPIALTSTELPDISNNNIPLGLNPNRENSNPFSLTNDNEGRYNFLFDPSKGQLAPGKTYILFISPPPDSIYSERRIKLIIGAQNGEVISYTATSLDGRPISTSQNQTSVTGTINIDNAERIGLSLAILDLDTSICQSQEIQIIKTGDRASAAPADTVIYRISVKNLASSTLNNVVVTDTLPLGFNFINDSVRAELGNQRVAVTSSHTGRTITFRAADVNLPAKNSPDGEKILNIAYAAVLTPDAIRGNGQNSAIAQAQRADNNFTVKDGPATHRLRVNAGILTDAGTIIGRVFVDKNFDGEQQRGEPGVPNAVVFMDDGNRITTDKDGLFSVANVLPGYRTGVLDLSSLPGYTLAPNRRFSERNSQSRLVHLAPGGLVRMNFAVTPSFQEGEKK